From a single Streptomyces sp. 1331.2 genomic region:
- a CDS encoding ribonuclease HII, which yields MPIVPPTHSVERSLRRAGARTVVGLDEVGRGAWAGPVTVGAAVTGLRKAPEGLTDSKLLTELRRRALAPVLADWVTAYAIGQASPQECDELGMTAALRLAAGRALEALPVEPDAVILDGKHDYLGGPWRVRTVIKGDQSCICVSAASVLAKVHRDGLMAELGEGCPEYGFADNAGYPSPVHRAALEEHGPTGHHRLSWAYMDALPKWRHLKRVRELVGEGRESADEQLTLGF from the coding sequence ATGCCCATCGTCCCGCCGACGCACTCCGTCGAACGCTCGCTCCGCCGGGCCGGCGCCAGGACCGTCGTCGGCCTGGACGAGGTCGGGCGCGGCGCCTGGGCCGGGCCGGTCACCGTCGGTGCGGCCGTCACCGGTCTGCGCAAGGCGCCGGAGGGGCTGACCGACTCCAAGCTGCTGACCGAACTGCGCCGCCGCGCACTCGCCCCGGTCCTCGCCGACTGGGTCACCGCGTACGCCATCGGACAGGCCTCGCCGCAGGAGTGCGACGAACTCGGCATGACGGCGGCGCTGCGGCTGGCCGCTGGCCGCGCGCTGGAGGCGCTGCCGGTCGAGCCCGACGCGGTGATCCTGGACGGCAAGCACGACTACCTCGGCGGCCCCTGGCGGGTGCGCACGGTGATCAAGGGCGACCAGTCCTGCATCTGCGTCTCCGCAGCCTCGGTTCTCGCCAAGGTCCACCGCGACGGCCTGATGGCCGAACTGGGCGAGGGGTGCCCGGAGTACGGCTTCGCCGACAACGCCGGCTATCCGTCCCCGGTGCACCGCGCAGCGCTGGAGGAGCACGGCCCGACCGGACACCACCGGCTCTCCTGGGCGTACATGGACGCCCTGCCGAAGTGGCGCCACCTCAAGCGCGTTCGGGAGCTCGTGGGCGAGGGCCGGGAGTCCGCCGACGAACAGTTGACGCTCGGTTTCTGA
- a CDS encoding TetR/AcrR family transcriptional regulator has translation MRAAHQALARPGRRRGKELENAIFEAALDQLTSGGYARLTMEGVAGAARTGKAALYRRWASKDELVIDALDATLPRPYDTPDLGSARDELLQLIEAFVAALASRAGAAIHALMAEIDQERAEVFKCFINDRVIDPTTATILEILRHGAERGDVRPGAATPLVADVIPAMLLYQAKIRGFQDLGPDFATRLVGEVLWPMIRA, from the coding sequence GTGCGGGCCGCCCACCAGGCCCTGGCGCGACCCGGACGGCGCCGTGGCAAGGAACTGGAGAACGCGATCTTCGAGGCCGCGCTCGACCAGCTCACCTCCGGCGGATACGCGCGGCTGACCATGGAAGGCGTCGCCGGCGCGGCGCGGACCGGGAAGGCCGCGCTCTACCGGCGCTGGGCGTCCAAGGACGAACTCGTCATCGACGCCCTGGACGCCACTCTTCCACGCCCTTACGACACCCCGGACCTCGGGTCCGCCCGCGACGAACTCCTGCAGCTCATCGAGGCGTTCGTGGCCGCACTGGCCTCCCGGGCAGGCGCCGCGATCCACGCGCTGATGGCCGAGATCGACCAGGAGCGGGCCGAGGTCTTCAAGTGCTTCATCAACGACCGGGTCATCGATCCGACCACGGCGACCATCCTGGAGATCCTCCGCCACGGAGCCGAACGCGGCGACGTCCGGCCCGGCGCGGCCACCCCGCTGGTGGCCGACGTCATCCCGGCGATGCTGCTCTACCAGGCCAAGATCCGCGGATTCCAGGACCTGGGACCGGACTTCGCCACCCGGCTGGTGGGCGAGGTCCTGTGGCCGATGATCCGGGCTTAG
- a CDS encoding MFS transporter, with translation MAISDTLSKNAPPQAGKGRGKGITLAVIAATQLMVVLDATIVNIALPHIKDALNFSTTDLSWVINAYTLTFGGLLLLGGRAGDILGRRRVFIFGTLLFGLASLLGGFAQDSSLLLAARALQGIGGAICSPTAFALIATNFEEGPERNKAFGVFSAVAGSGAAIGLLAGGLLTEYLDWRWVFFVNVPIAILIAVAAPRYIAESERHPGRFDLPGALASTLGLVGLVYGFIRAASDGWSDSITLGSFAAGAILLAAFFVIENRTDQPITPLHLFANRNRTGGLVMMLCLAAAMFGIFFYVVLFVQGPLGYSPLKAGVSFLPISVSIIIAAQIASNLQAKYGPKPFMAGGALLVTAGLTWLTQMSGDSGYLDGVLGPTVVFGFGMGLIFVPVMLLAVAGVPGEETGAASGLLNSMQQIGGSLGLSILTTVFAHYATAEATAQLPGFMKSATPDQLAYLQQHHEFPPGTDAANSVLTQGISHGFIVGAALAAVALLIAVFVIKAKASDLPSGDSSAVAMH, from the coding sequence GTGGCTATCTCCGACACGCTCAGCAAGAACGCACCACCGCAGGCCGGAAAGGGTCGGGGCAAGGGCATCACCCTGGCCGTCATCGCGGCCACCCAGCTCATGGTGGTCCTCGACGCGACGATCGTGAACATCGCGTTACCGCACATCAAGGACGCCCTGAACTTCTCGACCACCGACCTGTCGTGGGTCATCAACGCCTACACGCTGACCTTCGGCGGGCTCCTGCTGCTCGGCGGCCGCGCGGGCGACATCCTCGGCCGCCGCCGGGTGTTCATCTTCGGCACCCTGCTGTTCGGCCTGGCCTCGCTGCTCGGCGGCTTCGCGCAGGACAGCAGCCTGCTCCTGGCCGCCCGCGCGCTCCAGGGCATCGGTGGCGCGATCTGCTCCCCGACGGCCTTCGCCCTGATCGCCACCAACTTCGAGGAGGGGCCGGAACGCAACAAGGCGTTCGGCGTCTTCTCGGCGGTGGCCGGATCGGGTGCCGCGATCGGCCTGCTGGCCGGCGGTCTGCTCACCGAGTACCTGGACTGGCGCTGGGTGTTCTTCGTCAACGTGCCGATCGCGATCCTGATCGCCGTCGCCGCGCCGCGTTACATCGCGGAGTCCGAGCGCCACCCGGGCCGCTTCGACCTGCCCGGCGCACTCGCCTCGACCCTCGGCCTGGTCGGCCTGGTCTACGGGTTCATCCGGGCCGCCTCGGACGGCTGGTCGGACAGCATCACGCTCGGCTCCTTCGCGGCCGGCGCGATCCTGCTCGCCGCGTTCTTCGTGATCGAGAACCGCACCGACCAGCCGATCACCCCGCTGCACCTGTTCGCCAACCGCAACCGCACCGGTGGCCTGGTGATGATGCTCTGCCTGGCCGCGGCCATGTTCGGCATCTTCTTCTACGTGGTGCTGTTCGTGCAGGGCCCGCTCGGCTACAGCCCGCTGAAGGCCGGCGTGTCGTTCCTGCCGATCAGCGTCTCGATCATCATCGCCGCGCAGATCGCCTCCAACCTCCAGGCCAAGTACGGCCCGAAGCCGTTCATGGCGGGCGGCGCGCTGCTGGTCACCGCGGGCCTCACCTGGCTGACCCAGATGAGCGGGGACAGCGGCTACCTGGACGGGGTGCTCGGCCCCACGGTGGTGTTCGGCTTCGGCATGGGCCTGATCTTCGTCCCGGTGATGCTGCTCGCCGTCGCCGGCGTCCCGGGCGAGGAGACCGGCGCCGCCTCGGGCCTGCTCAACTCGATGCAGCAGATCGGCGGTTCGCTCGGCCTCTCGATCCTGACCACGGTCTTCGCGCACTACGCCACGGCCGAGGCCACCGCGCAGCTGCCCGGGTTCATGAAGAGCGCGACCCCGGACCAGCTGGCCTACCTCCAGCAGCACCACGAGTTCCCGCCGGGGACGGACGCCGCCAACTCCGTCCTCACCCAGGGCATTTCGCACGGCTTCATCGTGGGCGCCGCGCTCGCGGCGGTCGCCCTGCTGATCGCGGTCTTCGTGATCAAGGCCAAGGCCAGCGACCTGCCGAGCGGCGACTCCTCCGCCGTCGCGATGCACTGA
- a CDS encoding DUF4153 domain-containing protein encodes MSGLSTPASADPPPAPERPSYGPPGPYGPYGPYGSSGPYGPYAPYRAPGGPVPPNPVTAWLRLSAPDRRGGATPRVVLLALLTGLLTAWLLYDGLGANLLICGTATAVGAGCAARAAGRRIRPWTVVWSVLALVLLAVPVRWEAGWPTLLAVLGALGLASLALHGGRRWPGVLLALPGLPEQLLPAVRWAWTGMAGRSLPGRGRIVPVLKALAVAVALLTVFGLLFASADAAMADLLGGLSPDLDLDQLPTRGLLFVLGTLTALGFARIAAGPRRWDRTVIRPGRERRRLEWALPLVALNLMFGVFVALQAVVVLGGADAVLSNTGMSRSAYARQGFWQLSVITVLTLVVVAVAKRWAPRTTAADHRVARILLGLLCVLALAVVASALGRMWFYVDASGLTRLRLWVLVVEVWLGVVFLLLITAGLTRRTGWLPRVVVLSGMLTVAVYGLMGPDTIVAEQNVSRYEQALRTDPHGAAIDLRNVRDLSADAVPALDRLPEPQRSCALELIDQDLGAEANPWYATGASVARARRILAERPPVDSPVFGRRPCDRAGLGYEGW; translated from the coding sequence ATGTCCGGCCTGTCCACGCCCGCCTCGGCCGATCCGCCCCCCGCGCCGGAGCGCCCGTCGTACGGACCGCCCGGACCGTACGGGCCGTACGGGCCGTACGGGTCCTCCGGGCCGTACGGGCCGTACGCCCCCTACCGGGCGCCCGGCGGGCCCGTCCCCCCGAACCCCGTCACCGCCTGGCTGCGCCTCAGCGCCCCCGACCGCCGGGGCGGTGCCACTCCCCGGGTCGTCCTGCTCGCCCTGCTCACCGGCCTGCTGACGGCCTGGCTGCTGTACGACGGACTCGGCGCCAACCTGCTGATCTGCGGCACCGCCACCGCCGTCGGGGCCGGCTGCGCCGCCCGGGCGGCGGGCCGGAGGATCCGGCCCTGGACGGTCGTCTGGAGCGTGCTCGCCCTCGTCCTGCTCGCCGTCCCGGTCCGGTGGGAAGCTGGCTGGCCCACCCTGCTCGCCGTCCTGGGGGCGCTCGGGCTGGCCTCACTGGCCCTGCACGGCGGCCGCCGCTGGCCCGGCGTCCTGCTCGCGCTGCCCGGTCTGCCCGAGCAGCTGCTGCCGGCCGTGCGGTGGGCCTGGACCGGCATGGCAGGGCGCTCGCTGCCCGGCCGCGGCCGGATCGTCCCGGTGCTCAAGGCGCTCGCGGTCGCCGTCGCCCTGCTGACCGTCTTCGGCCTGCTGTTCGCCAGCGCCGACGCCGCCATGGCGGACCTGCTGGGCGGGCTCAGCCCGGACCTCGACCTCGACCAGCTCCCGACGCGCGGGCTGCTGTTCGTGCTGGGGACGCTCACCGCGCTGGGCTTCGCACGGATCGCGGCCGGCCCGCGCCGCTGGGACCGGACGGTGATCCGGCCGGGCCGGGAGCGCCGGCGGCTGGAGTGGGCGTTGCCGCTGGTCGCGCTCAACCTGATGTTCGGCGTCTTCGTGGCGCTCCAGGCCGTCGTCGTGCTCGGCGGCGCGGACGCCGTGCTGAGCAACACCGGGATGAGCCGCTCCGCCTACGCCCGGCAAGGCTTCTGGCAGTTGAGCGTGATCACCGTGCTCACCCTGGTCGTGGTGGCGGTCGCCAAGCGCTGGGCGCCGCGCACCACCGCCGCCGACCACCGGGTGGCGCGGATCCTGCTCGGACTGCTCTGCGTGCTCGCGCTGGCCGTGGTCGCCTCGGCACTCGGCCGGATGTGGTTCTACGTGGACGCCTCCGGGCTCACCCGGCTGCGGCTGTGGGTGCTCGTGGTCGAGGTGTGGCTCGGCGTCGTCTTCCTGCTGCTGATCACCGCCGGGCTGACCCGCCGCACCGGCTGGCTGCCGCGCGTCGTCGTCCTCAGCGGGATGCTCACCGTAGCGGTGTACGGACTGATGGGGCCGGACACGATCGTCGCCGAGCAGAACGTCAGCCGGTACGAGCAGGCCCTGCGGACCGACCCGCACGGCGCGGCGATCGACCTGCGCAACGTCCGCGACCTCTCGGCGGACGCGGTGCCCGCCCTGGACCGGCTGCCCGAACCGCAGCGCAGCTGCGCCCTGGAGCTGATCGACCAGGACCTGGGCGCGGAGGCGAACCCCTGGTACGCGACGGGCGCCTCGGTCGCCCGGGCCCGGAGGATCCTGGCGGAGCGGCCGCCGGTCGACTCGCCGGTGTTCGGCCGCCGGCCCTGCGACCGGGCGGGGCTGGGGTACGAGGGCTGGTAG
- a CDS encoding carbohydrate ABC transporter permease — protein MTSLRKERDPKARVPKARVRKGAGPKASVPKARVPEASVGVAGAPGPVRRAFGSPLASVFVIAMTVLWTIPTLGLLVTSLRPKQDVTASGWWNAFLHPDFGLGNYHSVLFEGGAGVSTGLMPFLVNSLAISIPATVFPLVLAAMAAYALAWVRFRGSDAVFFTVFALQVVPLQMALIPLLRLFASGAHLGSLTLVPAVDLKGSYAPVWLAHTMFAMPLAVFLLHNFIAQLPRDLMEAAVVDGASHFKIFRSIVLPLSAPALASFAIFQFLWVWNDLLVALTFAGGTPEVAPMTVRLAQLSGSLGGRWELLTAGAFLSIVVPLIVFFSLQRYFVRGLLAGSVKG, from the coding sequence GTGACCTCGCTGCGCAAGGAGCGCGACCCGAAGGCCCGTGTCCCGAAGGCCCGTGTCCGGAAGGGGGCCGGTCCGAAGGCGTCCGTCCCGAAGGCCCGTGTCCCGGAGGCGTCCGTCGGGGTGGCCGGGGCCCCCGGTCCGGTCCGCAGGGCCTTCGGCAGCCCGCTGGCCTCGGTGTTCGTGATCGCGATGACGGTGCTCTGGACGATCCCGACGCTGGGCCTGCTGGTGACCTCGCTGCGGCCCAAGCAGGACGTGACGGCCAGCGGCTGGTGGAACGCCTTCCTCCACCCGGACTTCGGCCTCGGCAACTACCACTCGGTGCTGTTCGAGGGAGGCGCCGGCGTCTCCACCGGACTGATGCCGTTCCTGGTCAACTCGCTGGCGATCAGCATCCCGGCGACCGTCTTCCCGCTGGTGCTCGCCGCGATGGCGGCCTACGCGCTGGCCTGGGTGCGGTTCCGGGGGAGCGACGCGGTGTTCTTCACCGTGTTCGCGCTGCAGGTGGTCCCGCTGCAGATGGCGCTGATCCCGCTGCTGCGGCTGTTCGCCTCCGGCGCGCACCTGGGCTCGCTGACGCTGGTCCCGGCGGTGGACCTGAAGGGCAGCTACGCGCCGGTCTGGCTGGCGCACACCATGTTCGCGATGCCGCTGGCGGTGTTCCTGCTGCACAACTTCATCGCCCAGCTGCCGCGGGACCTGATGGAGGCGGCGGTGGTGGACGGCGCCTCGCACTTCAAGATCTTCCGCTCGATCGTGCTGCCGTTGAGCGCCCCGGCGCTGGCCTCGTTCGCGATCTTCCAGTTCCTGTGGGTCTGGAACGACCTGCTGGTGGCGCTGACCTTCGCCGGCGGCACACCGGAGGTGGCGCCGATGACGGTACGGCTGGCGCAGCTGTCCGGCTCGCTCGGGGGGCGCTGGGAGCTGCTGACGGCCGGGGCGTTCCTGTCGATCGTCGTGCCGCTGATCGTCTTCTTCAGCCTGCAGCGGTACTTCGTGCGGGGGCTGCTGGCCGGGTCGGTGAAGGGGTAG
- a CDS encoding carbohydrate ABC transporter permease translates to MSVPGSPSSSAVLATARLAAGTWGDAAVKFGNTFGAVAGFLGILLVVFLVAGRARGRLARPLAVAVFLGPAVLLLAVGLVVPLVRTVYLSLQNDDGSRFVGGENFGWALTTDSVQKVLLNTLLWLVVAPLVATGLGLVLALLVDRMRGQAVYKSLIFMPMAISLVGASIIFKFVYESRGPGQPQIGLLSQLAVAVGWDDPPNWMLSQPLNTFLLMAVLVWVQTGFAMVVLSAAIKAIPNEVVEAARLDGASGVRLFWYVTVPMIRTTVMVVLTTVMIITLKAFDIVRTMTGGNFGTQVLANEMYSQSFVQFNAGRGSALAVILFLAVLPLVAYNIVQLRKEREVR, encoded by the coding sequence ATGTCCGTACCCGGATCCCCGTCCTCCTCCGCCGTCCTGGCCACCGCGAGACTGGCGGCCGGCACCTGGGGTGATGCCGCCGTCAAGTTCGGCAACACCTTCGGCGCCGTCGCCGGTTTCCTCGGCATCCTGCTGGTGGTCTTCCTGGTCGCCGGCCGGGCGCGGGGCCGGCTGGCCCGCCCGCTGGCGGTCGCGGTGTTCCTCGGCCCGGCGGTGCTGCTGCTGGCCGTCGGCCTGGTGGTGCCGCTGGTCCGCACGGTCTACCTGAGCCTGCAGAACGACGACGGCAGCCGGTTCGTCGGCGGCGAGAACTTCGGCTGGGCGCTCACCACCGACTCGGTGCAGAAGGTGCTGCTGAACACCCTGCTGTGGCTGGTGGTCGCGCCGCTGGTGGCGACCGGGCTGGGCCTGGTGCTCGCGCTGCTGGTGGACCGGATGCGCGGGCAGGCGGTCTACAAGTCGCTGATCTTCATGCCGATGGCGATCTCGCTGGTCGGCGCCTCGATCATCTTCAAGTTCGTCTACGAGTCGCGCGGGCCGGGGCAGCCGCAGATCGGCCTGCTCAGCCAGCTCGCCGTCGCGGTGGGCTGGGACGACCCGCCGAACTGGATGCTCTCGCAGCCGCTGAACACCTTCCTGCTGATGGCGGTGCTGGTCTGGGTGCAGACCGGCTTCGCGATGGTGGTGCTGTCGGCGGCGATCAAGGCGATCCCGAACGAGGTCGTGGAGGCGGCCCGGCTGGACGGCGCGAGCGGGGTGCGGCTGTTCTGGTACGTCACCGTGCCGATGATCCGCACCACGGTGATGGTGGTGCTGACCACCGTCATGATCATCACGCTCAAGGCCTTCGACATCGTCCGCACCATGACCGGCGGCAACTTCGGCACCCAGGTGCTGGCCAACGAGATGTACTCGCAGTCCTTCGTGCAGTTCAACGCCGGGCGGGGCAGCGCCCTCGCGGTGATCCTCTTCCTCGCGGTGCTGCCGCTGGTGGCCTACAACATCGTCCAGCTGCGGAAGGAGCGTGAGGTGCGGTGA
- a CDS encoding ABC transporter substrate-binding protein translates to MTPNPTAPQSTSRTFRRRAVAVPALLAALALTAACSNSSGGSGGGGGGAAQSLSGDCAKYQPYAGHSGTTVTMFASILSPESDNLEKSWAEFAKCTGIKISYEGSNDFESQLPVRVTGGNAPDFAIIPQPGLLAQMVKSGKVAKPPAQTVANQDKWSPVWKTYGSVNGTFYAAPMSANMKSLVWYSPKAFKAAGYEVPKTWADLMALSDRIAKAGGPKPWCGGIASGTATGWPATDWLEEVVLGSYGGEVYDQWVGHQVKFSDPKITTAMKTVADWMQNPAWTNAGFGDVKSIATTTFQDAGTPILGGKCLMLQQASFYEAQWPKGTKVGPDGDVFAFHLPAVNPSVANPVEGGGEFLAAFSDRPEVQAVQNYLSSSDWASSRVKTASGWVSANQGVDKSLYTDPIDKLSAEALTDPAATFRFDGSDLMPAAIGAGQEWKSLTAWFAEGQSIQKTAADIDAAWPQ, encoded by the coding sequence TTGACCCCCAATCCGACCGCGCCGCAATCGACTTCCCGTACCTTCCGCCGTCGTGCGGTCGCCGTGCCCGCCCTGCTGGCGGCGCTGGCGCTGACCGCGGCCTGCTCCAACAGCTCCGGCGGTTCGGGGGGCGGCGGAGGCGGCGCGGCTCAGTCGCTGTCCGGCGACTGCGCCAAGTACCAGCCGTACGCCGGGCATTCGGGCACGACGGTGACGATGTTCGCGTCCATCCTGAGCCCGGAGTCTGACAACCTGGAGAAGTCCTGGGCCGAGTTCGCCAAGTGCACCGGGATCAAGATCAGTTACGAGGGTTCGAACGACTTCGAGTCCCAGCTGCCGGTCCGGGTGACCGGCGGCAACGCGCCGGACTTCGCGATCATCCCGCAGCCGGGCCTGCTGGCGCAGATGGTGAAGAGCGGCAAGGTGGCGAAGCCGCCCGCCCAGACCGTCGCCAACCAGGACAAGTGGAGCCCGGTCTGGAAGACCTACGGCTCGGTCAACGGAACCTTCTACGCGGCGCCGATGAGCGCCAACATGAAGTCGCTGGTCTGGTACTCGCCGAAGGCCTTCAAGGCGGCCGGCTACGAGGTGCCGAAGACCTGGGCGGACCTGATGGCGCTCAGCGACCGGATCGCCAAGGCGGGCGGCCCCAAGCCGTGGTGCGGCGGCATCGCCTCCGGTACGGCCACCGGCTGGCCGGCCACCGACTGGCTGGAGGAGGTCGTGCTGGGCTCGTACGGCGGTGAGGTGTACGACCAGTGGGTCGGCCACCAGGTGAAGTTCTCCGACCCCAAGATCACCACGGCGATGAAGACCGTCGCCGACTGGATGCAGAACCCGGCCTGGACGAACGCGGGCTTCGGCGACGTGAAGTCGATCGCCACCACCACCTTCCAGGACGCGGGCACGCCGATCCTGGGCGGCAAGTGCCTGATGCTGCAGCAGGCCTCCTTCTACGAGGCGCAGTGGCCCAAGGGCACCAAGGTCGGTCCGGACGGGGACGTGTTCGCCTTCCACCTGCCGGCGGTGAACCCGTCGGTCGCCAACCCGGTCGAGGGCGGCGGCGAGTTCCTGGCCGCCTTCTCCGACCGGCCCGAGGTGCAGGCGGTGCAGAACTACCTGTCCAGCTCGGACTGGGCGAGCAGCCGGGTGAAGACCGCGAGCGGCTGGGTCTCGGCCAACCAGGGCGTGGACAAGAGCCTGTACACCGACCCGATCGACAAGCTGTCGGCCGAGGCGCTGACCGACCCGGCGGCCACCTTCCGCTTCGACGGCTCCGACCTGATGCCGGCCGCGATCGGCGCCGGGCAGGAGTGGAAGTCGCTGACCGCCTGGTTCGCCGAAGGGCAGTCGATCCAGAAGACCGCCGCCGACATCGACGCCGCCTGGCCGCAGTAG